The Carassius carassius chromosome 37, fCarCar2.1, whole genome shotgun sequence genomic sequence ggaacgtctccggttactatcgtaacctcggttccctgagaggcgggaacgagacattacattAGCCGCTgtggtcgctgtttgatcagctgtgctagcgttcagtcgtgattctgacgtaattttcgcgcccatgcattttatactgcccgctgtcctgtcagtatttgcatgcttcgcgtcaattggccagctgcccccagctggcgttagccaataagatttcagcgaaagtggagaagggaggagttcccatatacgtcttagctgtcGTAATGTCTCGTTctcgcctctcagggaaccgaggttactgTCATGATAAAGTTTTTCGAACAGCTTTATTCTTAAATCTTCCTTCTTTATTTTATGCGACgccaaaataaatgtattgaatGATTTATATAGGCTGCACTTCCAGTAGCCTAACCTCATTAGCTTATACATTCTAAATGACAGAAGCCTAGAAGTCATTCAGGAAATATAGCTCATAATAcgcaaaataaacagaaaataattaaagAGCTAAACTGCCCAATATAATATTAAACCGCAATATAAAGGTGCAGCGTATGACGTCACCGCTCATGGGCGGGCCCCCAATATTGCTGTGCACCACTGGTTTAGTTACTATAATTAGCAcaacaatttaaaagaaaaataaggcTAAATGGAAGTCACCTTCGTGTATAATAATAAacgtgattatgtgtgtgtgtgtgtgtgtgtgtgtgtgtgtgtgtgtgtgtgtgtgtgtgtgtgtgtgtgttaaaaacgAATAGGCCAGAATAGTATTGTTTTCAACTGCTTATTCGCACGATATGCACGCAAATGAGCGTGCACAAATTTTCATAAACGCAAATATTTGCGGAGATGTAAGAATGTTTAACGATTAAAGGGCGAATCTAAAAATATACACAAACGCTTTCCAGCTCCAAGTGTGCGCTTGCCTAGTGAACAGATGATCGCTCTACGGGAGACACGGCTCGCTCGCGGCCAGCTGCACGCACTGCGAAGCGTTTTGCTCCGGCGCGGATAGAGGCACCGAGTGCTGCGGCGCACTGCATCGCTCATTATGAGAGAAGAGGGGCGTCGTGGACGAGTAGAGCCGAGGTTTACATGAAAAGAGGATGTTCTTCATCTGTGGTACTTCAACAGCAACATCCTCTCCTCGTCTAAATGTCTCAATGAACTATCCAACATGTCTTTTCCGCGTACCTTTGTGATCCATCCCGAGACGGAACCGGTTTCACCTGATCCTCCGCTATGATCTCGGCCGGCGCGTTGACTCAACAAAGGGGATCCCGGTACAGAATCACTACGGACGGTCGGTCACCATCGGTGAGGGACCCACACGCCTTTATTTTCAATTTCAACCGTTTCGCTTGGTGGACAGCTTCCAAATATTCTGGCTACCCTGGAGTCCGCAGAAAGCGAGGGCTGGGATGGAGAAGTGTTGTCGCAGCTGTATGCCCTGTCTGAAGACGCTGTGGGACTGCATATGGCCCGAGTTTTACTATCCGAGCATGCCTCGACCGGCCGAGATCCGCACGGTTTCGGGTGATATCCGGGTCCCGGCTCCGAAGAAGAAACCTGCGCAGCTGTACGCGGCGCTCTTCGACTTCGAAGCCCGCAGTGAGGAAGAGCTGACGGTGAAAGAAGGGGACAAACTGTCTGTCATAGAAAAGAGGGGAGATTATGTACTTGCCAAGAAGCTGACGGGGTCCCTGGAGTCCGGACTGGTCCCTGCTAATTATGTGGCCCTAGTACAGGATGAATTCGCTAACTACAGGTGAGTCCTGACTGTCAATAGATCTATTTAGTTTCTAGTGATAGCATGTCCATTTTTAATTAGAATATTCATTATATGTGACCTTGGAACATAAGTCATAAGGGTCGGGGTTTTTttgttgagatttatacataatctgaaagttgaataaataagcttttcattgatgtatatttggctgagatatacaactattagaaaatttggaatctgagggtgcaaaaagaaaatcgcttttaaagttgtccaaattaagttcttagcaatgcatataactaattaaaaatcaagttttgatatatttacggtacaAAATATCCTCATGGAACAttgtttttacttaatatcctaatgatttttggcataaataaaagttaatatttttgAACTATATGtatggttttgtgatccagggtctctctctctcacgcacacacacacacacacatataaaatatgaataaaaaccttAATGTAAGGCTAGATACttgcacatttgtttttctgtaatAGTTAAACTTTCCATTGGCTTTTATTGCTTTCATACTGGACTAATATTTTATACCTCTGCAGTGCACAAACATTGCATTTTAGATTTTCATCAACACttgatttcatttgtttatataggTAAccataaaagtatttcaggtttAAGATCCCTTCAGTTATAGGGTGTAAATATGGTGGTTTGGGGGAGTCAGAATCCCCTAATTaacacttgaatttaattgatttTGAACAATAGATTGCTGTCTAATACAAATATAGCTACATATGTTTTGACAAAGGTTTCAGTCTGCTACATCCATAATAAAAGACTTTATTATGCATTTAGTTATCTTTAATATATTTCCAAAACTCGTTTATTAAAGTCAGTTGCTACAAAGGTAGCGCATGACAAACCCTGGCAGACTGtattttgaaaattacctttaaatTTAGATTGAATGATTTTGCagacattattattctttttttttaaataaatagatcCTTAAAACCTTTGTATAATTTACACTGTAACAATACGGTGAAAAGGTCCAAATCTGACCTTACTGTTTTGAAATCACAGAAGCAGTGTGCCTAGTTTTGGTTGTTCATGAGCTCAACCAAAGAATGTTCATGTATACCTGCACTGTCTCGTTTAATTCACAACGGGGTTTATCATTGTCCGTCTGAACAATGGgctgttttctttcatttctgtttgGTTGCTGTAACGAGGTCAGTCAATTGTCCTGGCCATAAAGACCTCCTAAACAGTGTTGACAGGTAACGGGTTGTTTATGTCAGAGTAATGTGTGTTCGGCCTCTGGTGCACCTGTCATATGCCAGAGTTTCACTGAAACTGAAGCACCATTGTGCTAAACAAGCAGGTGCATCTGCCGCACCCATATTTAACACGGCAACACTTTGCATGACGCCACAGTGTTTACTGTCAGAAGCTGGACGTGGTTAATGTGGGCAAAATGTGAGGTGTTTCTTTCTCTCCCTGTAATAAATATCagcaaataaaaacactaaaataagtgAACGGCAGGCTATAAAATCCCAGGATATTAGACTAATTGGTTTAATATTCTTGCTGTATATGGCTAATTAGGGTTTCTACATAACTCATAACATATTGATTAACcatttatagaatatatattttggaGGAGCTTATTTAATTTTACCTTATTTTATGTGGAATATCTCAGCCTATTtgtcattataaaatattactGGTAAAAAGAAATGGCAGATATAGATTTTCATACAACAATTTCAGGCATTTTACACTACAGTACTCATATAAATACTGACATAAgactaacaataataatgtgtcaGCCAATAATTACAATGAAATACATGTCGTTCAGTCCTCACTACTTAGTAATGCCATCCAAttactctaatgtaaaaaaaagactAATTACAGTTCTAAACATGCATTATTaatgattatattattaatattttagctGATAGTTCAAACTTTAGTATAGAATTGTATGTGCAGTAGATAGTAAATgtgctgtgtttgtttttatctaTCAACAtgaaaatattcatatttcaGAATAATATCATAAAGATTCATTTTCTGATATTATGCACATTTCTCctggttttatttatattatatatattgatatattatcAGCATTAATTAAAGGCAAAACACtgaatataatgaataaatatactttgaaaatgactatttttacacattacagtaatgaaaaataaaaaaaatacttattttcttTGGATTTTtctggtgaaatatgacctggacatgcATGGTCTTGACAGGTTATGAAGTGTTCATTCATTCAGCTGTGTTCTGTGCATCTGTTTTACAGATGGTACTATGGGAATATAAACAGACAAAAGGCTGAGAAGCTGCTTCTGAGTTCACAGAACAAAACTGGCTCCTTCCTGGTGAGGATCAGTGAGAGCCACAGCGATGAATATACTATCTCCGGTTTGTTCCCTTGTttcttctccctccctctctctcacactctttcaTTTGAATGCCTGGAGACCTCAGTACTTCCCTTTCTCGTcttctttctttctcatctgcGTGACAACGTAGCCTCCCCTTCATCAATCTTATCATTTTCTGCCTAAGATATCCACTATCGTCTTATCCTTCACCCTTTCAGACCAgcatctctctctttatctctctctctttccacccCACAGCTTGTAACACCATATTGGTCTTCCATGTGCAGCTGACTAAGCGTTTTTCTGTCTCCACACAAGAGCATTAttttaaggtctcagaaaccaCAAAGCCATTCAATAATTTGTGTTAACCTTGTCCAAACTGATTATGATAACATTCTTTTCAAGTCCTCCACTAAAGatgttttatttcttatatttaaaGGTCTcagatataaaatattaataaatgtaatgattattatttgaattacatttatGAAAAGTCCATATCTACTTCCCTACTCTGTTTGATTCagtcagataattttttttattaactttattattattttattatctttatatatacattcaactttattattattttattttattatctttatatatacatTCACATATGTCCATCTCAACAAAAAAATCATGGTTAAAAAGTgctaaaaataaattttcaaaaataatgttGGAAAATTTTATTCTCTCCTTCACAGCCAGAAGTGAAAATAGTGTCTTCCATTTCCGTATTCATCGCTCAGCGATTGGTGCTTACTTTGTATCTGACAAGATCTCTTTTGGCACTCTGGATGAGCTCATCAGATACTACCAGCAAAACTCCAGAAGTCTGGGATGCCCCTTAGACCAGCCATGTGAACAGCAAGTATGACACTCttaatatttaatacacacacaagAGCGACATCTTCATTTTAGGCATCACTTATGGTTTTCATGAACTAAGGCTCATAAATAGGCATCCTTTTTATGGGTATCAGTTCTGCATTAGAGATTCAATTAGTGTTGTAGAGAAATGGTCTGTTTTTGGAGAAGTGGCCCTGGGTGATGGCACCAGTCGGCCTGCAGTGGCTTTCTAATCACCTTCATCTTAATCAGCAGCTCTGCACAGAAAAGCATTTTCTTGCGCTCCGTCTGGTTTGGCCTCATGGTTATCATTTGCTCTTCTCTCCTGGTTTTCAGTAATGAATCCGAGGCTGAATATGAAAACACAAACTTGCTTCCTAAACCTATAGCACAACAAACTTGTTACATTTTACTTCATGCATTTCGTGTtttcatttggacagctttaccatctttcagatttttattttgtgacTAAGAGCACTTGATATGAACACTTGATTATGTTTTACAGTTATTTCTGTGAAAAACCTGTTAAGGTCTTTGAACCATTTCATGCTGAACTTACCAAGAAGGACATATTCATGGATCAActtgctttattgtttttattttattgtattatattatatatttctatcAAATAACAGAGGGCAACCCCTAATCAAATCAGGAAAAAATAGTATAGGTAGATTAAGATCTGCCTCCCCTCACAAGCCCCTGCAGTGGTACATTGTTGCTGGtggttttatgatttaatttatttaatttaaatatcataACTAATTAAGTGACTATTTAATAAATCCATGAAttagaggatatatatatatattttattttcccttCTAAACACACCAAAATCTTCTGCTGATTTGTTTTCCCAGTAAAATTTCCTAAAAATGCAAATTGCCTCCATtccttctctcttctcttctctcctgccTCATGTTTAGGCTGTTAACAAAATATAACCACTCTATAGCCTCTGGTTTTATGATCAATACTGCACGCTGTGTTTAGAGCAACATGTCATATTTAGGAGAGATTCTTGGAAGAGCTCTTTTGTAGCTTTGTTGCGTGTGTGTCCACATGCAGAGGGAGCTGTTTGACATGGAGCCATGGGAGCGGCCGAGGGAGGAGTTTCAGCTACTCAAGAAGCTGGGAGAGGGCCATTTTGGGGAAGTCTGGGAAGCTGTCTGGATCACAAAGACACAGAAAGTGGCCATCAAGATGCTCAAACAAGGTGAGACACCACACAAGATGAAACAACAACCCAACTAATAACAGAAAACATCACCGGATTCATTCAATCAAGTCTCTAATAATGATGGTTGTGCATGCTGTTGTATTTAGCACcaaaaatgatgtcacttcctggtgGTTTTTACTGCTAAAAGGAACTGGCTTTTATAGAGGGATATGACAAAGGACTGAAAGTCCAATTTAGGACATACAGAAATCCTAAAGAATTGATATTTTAAGATGAtggaaaattataaattttttaagcATTTCGATAACAgaatcttaaaatattaaaatatactacAGATGCATT encodes the following:
- the LOC132118039 gene encoding tyrosine-protein kinase SRK3-like isoform X1 codes for the protein MISAGALTQQRGSRYRITTDGRSPSKARAGMEKCCRSCMPCLKTLWDCIWPEFYYPSMPRPAEIRTVSGDIRVPAPKKKPAQLYAALFDFEARSEEELTVKEGDKLSVIEKRGDYVLAKKLTGSLESGLVPANYVALVQDEFANYRWYYGNINRQKAEKLLLSSQNKTGSFLVRISESHSDEYTISARSENSVFHFRIHRSAIGAYFVSDKISFGTLDELIRYYQQNSRSLGCPLDQPCEQQRELFDMEPWERPREEFQLLKKLGEGHFGEVWEAVWITKTQKVAIKMLKQEDTKLDEFVKEVHALKNLHHPKLIELLALCTRGEPVYIVTELMSKGSLKLYLASPEGQVLTSAHLIYMAGQIAEGMAYLEDRHIVHRDLAARNILVGEDLVCKVADFGLARIIKDSVYTASRNTKIPVRWTAPEAALYQRFSVKSDVWSFGVLLYEIMSRGKMPYDGKNNKEVLEILSSGYRLPCPNRCPPNIYRIMLECWQAEASKRPSFHALHSQLENIYSRIYFKTIEV
- the LOC132118039 gene encoding tyrosine-protein kinase SRK3-like isoform X2 translates to MEKCCRSCMPCLKTLWDCIWPEFYYPSMPRPAEIRTVSGDIRVPAPKKKPAQLYAALFDFEARSEEELTVKEGDKLSVIEKRGDYVLAKKLTGSLESGLVPANYVALVQDEFANYRWYYGNINRQKAEKLLLSSQNKTGSFLVRISESHSDEYTISARSENSVFHFRIHRSAIGAYFVSDKISFGTLDELIRYYQQNSRSLGCPLDQPCEQQRELFDMEPWERPREEFQLLKKLGEGHFGEVWEAVWITKTQKVAIKMLKQEDTKLDEFVKEVHALKNLHHPKLIELLALCTRGEPVYIVTELMSKGSLKLYLASPEGQVLTSAHLIYMAGQIAEGMAYLEDRHIVHRDLAARNILVGEDLVCKVADFGLARIIKDSVYTASRNTKIPVRWTAPEAALYQRFSVKSDVWSFGVLLYEIMSRGKMPYDGKNNKEVLEILSSGYRLPCPNRCPPNIYRIMLECWQAEASKRPSFHALHSQLENIYSRIYFKTIEV